Within Oncorhynchus keta strain PuntledgeMale-10-30-2019 chromosome 3, Oket_V2, whole genome shotgun sequence, the genomic segment agtgttggtcccatgtttcatgagctgaaataaaagatcccagaaattttccaaatgcacaaaaagcttatttcgctcaagttttgtgcacaaattgttttacatccctgttagtgagcatttctcctttgccaagagaatccatccatctgacaggtgtggcatatcaagaagctgattaaacagcatgagctTTATACAGGTGCACATTGCGCTGGGgatcaataaaaggccactcaaaaatatgcagttttgtcacacaacacaatgccacagatatctcaacTTTTAATGGAGAGCGCAATTGACAtgcaggaatgtcctccagagctgttgccagagaattgaatgttaatttctctaccataagccgcctccaatgtagttttagagaatttggcagtacggcCTCACAAACACGTGTGTGGCGCCGTGGGCGAGCAGTTTGTTGAtgccaacgttgtgaacagagtgccccatggtggtggtggggttatggtatgggtaggcatactctatggacaatgaacacaattgcatttcatcGATGAAGatttgaatgcatagagatacagtgatgagatcctgaggcccatttttttaaggtatctgtgaccaacagatgcacatctgtattcccagtcatgttaaatccatagattacgacctaatgaatttatttcaatggactgatttccttatatgaactgaaaCTAGGTAAcgtttgaaattgttgcgtgttgcgtatatatttttttcccagTAGAAATGTAATATTTAATATAATTTTACTGTAATTGTACAGCAACTCAGTAGTCTGTAAATTCTTGAAATTTTACAGGATAATTATTACAGTAAAATGTAATACAATTATTTACTGTAGGCACACTTGGGACTCAACCTCACCTGGGTTTGGACTCATAACCTCTTGGTTGCCAGTGACCTGAATGTCTTACTATGCAGGGTAGATCTGTGGACTTGACAAAGGTTGGTCCACAGATTTAATGGCAAAAATTACATTTCTGCACTGAGGTAAATTGAAGTGCTCAAGGAGTCCCTCGccagtacatcaccatccatctacATTTCAAAGCGCCAGGGAACAACATGGTACCCTAACAGAACCCTTGTTGGGAGTGTGTTGATATACAATTGACATTGTTTTGtttggttacagccttattctaaaaatggattcaatagtttttttttattccttatcaatctacacaccataccccataatgacaaaacaaaaacatatttatttattcttaaaaaatgttttacattgctaatttattacaaataataacagaaatatcacatttacataagtattcagactcttctTTACTCAGTATTTGTATTTTTGCTGTTGTTTATGTATTTATTTGATATTTTTTAGGGGTAGATCAGGGGTATTATTGACTATTTGTATTAAGTGTTGGAGCTCTGGAGGGTTATGAGGTAATAACTTGACTGGAAcaggggtccctgaggagagaactgagaccCTCTGGGATAGCtggggggtccctgaggagagaactgagaccCCCTGGGATAGCtggggggtccctgaggagagaactgagaccCCCTGGGATAGCtggggggtccctgaggagagaactgagaccCTCTGGGATAGCtggggggtccctgaggagagaactgagaccCCTGGGAtagctgggggtccctgaggagagaactgagaccCTCTGGGATAGCtggggggtccctgaggagagaactgagaccCCCTGGGATAGCtggggggtccctgaggagagaactgagaccCTCTGGGAtagctgggggtccctgaggagagaactgagaccCTCTGGGATAGCtggggggtccctgaggagagaactgagaccCTCTGGGATAGCTGGGGGTCCCTGGGGAGAGAACTGAGACCCTCTGGGATAGCtggggggtccctgaggagagaactgagaccCTCTGGGATAGCtggggggtccctgaggagagaactgagaccCTCTGGGATAGCtggggggtccctgaggagagaactgagaccCTCTGGGATAGCtggggggtccctgaggagagaactgagaccCTCTGGGATAGCtggggggtccctgaggagagaactgagaccCCCTGGGATAGCtggggggtccctgaggagagaactgagaccCACTGACTTAGTCAACGGTTCTCAAACGACACAAGACCATAATGTGAGTCtttcacaacacactgtcactGGCCATAGTTTTaaacagtgagctccaaaagtattgggacacattgtttgttgttttggctctgtactccagcactttggattggaaatgatgcaatgactatgaggttaaagtgcaggacTGTCGGcaatcaaacaaacaaacaaactgacCTGCTCAAGGAAGGGTACGGCGTGGTCGTTGGAGCCCATTCCCTCAGCTCGCAGTCTGCCGGTGGCTATGCTAGTAGAGATTCCCCCTGACATTCTGACACGGGACAGGACATACAGTGagttccaaaagtattgggacagtgacacattttttttttttttttggggttTGGCTCTGTTCTCCAGCACTTTGggtttgaaatgatacaatgactatgaggttaaaggtcagactgtcagctttaatttgagggtattttcatccatatcacaTGAAGCGTTTTACATAGTACCCTCCATTTCAGGGAACTGAAAGTTTTGGGATACATTCTGTGTATCTGTGAATGTGTATTTAAGTAGTAAAACAGTAAGCATTTGCTCCCATATTCCTCGTACGCAATGACCTAAACAAGCTTGTGATGTTACCTCGTTGTTGGATGCATTTGGTGTTTGTTTTTGATTGTGttttttcagattattttgtggcCAATAGAAATTATTggtaatgtattgtgtcattttggagtcacttttattgtaaataacacTTCTACATTTATGTGGATTCTACCGTGATTTAAGGTTCATCCGGAAtttgaataatgatgagtgagaacgtaacagacgcacaaatatcatacccccgagacatgctaacatcccctgttattgtaatggtgagaggttagcatgtcttgggggtatgatataaaatgctaacatcccctgttattgtaatggtgagaggttagcatgtcttgtgggtatgatataaaatgctaacatcccctgttattgtaatggtgggaggttagcatgtcttgtgggtatgatataaaatgctaacatcccctattattgtaatggtgagaggttagcatgtcttggggatatgatataaaatgctaacatcccctgttattgtaatggtgagaggttagcatgtcttggggatatgatataaaatgctaacatcccctgttattgtaacggtgagaggttagcatgtcttggggatatgatataaaatgctaacatcccctgttattgtaatggtgagaggttagcatgtcttgggggtatgctataaaatgctaacatcccctgttattgtaatggtgggaggttagcatgtcttgggggtatgatataaaatgctaacatcccctgttattgtaatggtgagaggttagcatgtcttgtgggtatgatataaaatgctaacatcccctgttattgtaatggtgagaggttagcatgtcttgggggtatgatataaaatgctaacatcccttgttattgtaatggtgagaggttagcatgtcttgggggtatgatataaaatgctaacctcccttgttattgtaatggtgagaggttagcatgtcttgtgggtatgatataaaatgctaacatcccctgttattgtaatggtgagaggttagcatgtcttgggggtatgatataaaatgctaacatcccctgttattgtaatggtgagaggttagcatgtcttgggggtatgatataaaatgctaacatcccctgttattgtaatggtgagaggttagcatgtcttgggggtatgatataaaatgctaacctcccctgttattgtaatggtgagaggttagcatgtcttgtgggtatgatataaaatgctaacatcccctgttattgtaatggtgagaggttagcatgtcttgggggtatgatataaaatgctaacctcccttgttattgtaatggtgagaggttagcatgtcttgtgggtatgatataaaatgctaacatcccctgttattgtaatggtgagaggttagcatgtcttgggggtatgatataaaatgctaacatcccctgttattgtaatggtgagaggttagcatgtcttgggggtatgatataaaatgctaacatcccctgttattgtaatggtgagaggttagcatgtcttggggtatgatataaaatgctaacctcccttgttattgtaatggtgagaggttagcatgtcttgggggtatgatataaaatgctaacatcccctgttattgtaatggtgagaggttagcatgtcttgggggtatgatataaaatgctaacctcccctgttattgtaatggtgagaggttagcatgtcttgtgggtatgatataaaatgctaacatcccctgttattgtaatggtgagaggttagcatgtcttgggggtatgatatttgtgcgtctgttACCCCCATCGAAGCAGCGAAGTGTCGTAGAGCAATGAACTCAGATTTCCTCCGTCTCGCAAAGATTGCGTCAGCATCCCCTTCATTTGAGGAAGACGACTGATTaattaaatatgtttttataGGAACGTTAAAATAACTTACACGTTACCCATTTACTGATGACAGAATGCATTTTAAACTTCAAGCACAGTAAAAAGTATCTCTGACTTTTATACAATGATTTTGTATAAAAGTTTTGATAGAAGTGGGACAAAAAGGTGCTTGCGCATTGATAAGCACACAAACGACGGCATTAACGATAAGTGGGATATGACGATAAGTAATAAAATAAAGATGACTCTATTTCACACCGTAGCCTGTTGACGTGCACGCGAAACCGCTAGAGTTCGCTTCATGCGGACAAGCAATATCTATCGGCTTAGTACAgatgaagcctgagctggaatgtgaagctaactgaagctggctagctTTAGAAAACCCTGACTAGATCTAGCTTCAATCCTAGTATATCCATCAGGTGACATAGCAGGATATTTAGGTCTCTGGTAACCAAGAGGTTTCCAGTCCAATTTCCAGGTGTGGTTGAGTCCCAAGTGAATTCATAGTGAAGGAGTGGAGATTTTTCTGTCATACTTATCCTGTAAAAATTACAATAACTTACGCATTGTCATCATTTACAAGCGTGTACTGTAATCAGAATACAGCAGCATACTGTCATTTTATATTAATTCAGATCCAAAAACAAATACAGTAAGTTGTTGTATATTTACTGTGTTTTTACTGCAACTTTTAGCAAAGTTCATAAATGTGTTCTTGGTAAAAAAGACTGTGGCCAATCGCTACCATTAACACACCTGGTGGTGTAGCAGGAAACTCAGGTCACTGGCAGCCAAGAGGTTATGAGTTCATATCCCACGTGAGGTTGAGTCCCAAGTCATATCCCACATGAGGTTGAGTCCCAAGTCATATCCCACATGAGGTTGAGTCCCAAGTCATATCCCACATGAGGTTGAGTCCCAAGTCATATCCCAAGTGAGGTTGAGTCCCAAGTCATATCCCAAGTGAGGTTGAGTCCCAAGTCATATCCCACATGAGGTTGAGTCCCAAGTCATATCCCAAGTGAGGTTGAGTCCCAAGTCATATCCCAAGTGAGGTTGAGTCCCAAGTCATATCCCAAGAGAGGTTGAGTCCCAAGTCATATCCCACATAAGGTTGAGTCCCAAGTTATATCCCACATGAGGTTGAGTCCCAAGTCATATCTCAAGAGAGGTTGAGTCCCGAGTCATCTGAATACAGCAGCATACTGTCACTTTACAGCAATAATACCCTTATTCAGCATCAAAAATACAGTTACTTGTTTTTCTGTATTTTCACTACAACCAGTAGCTGGTAGTGTAGTGTAAAATGACAGGATTGTTTTACAGTGTAGTTTCTCCTGACAAAACCAGCACCAGGACAAAGACACAGTGTAGTTGAACCAGGACATAGACCAGACCACAGTGTAGTTGAACCAGGACATAGACACAGTGTAGTTGAACAGGACATAGACACAGTGTAGTTGAACCAGGACATAGACACAGTGTAGTTGAACCAGGACATAGACACAGTGTAGTTGAACCAGGACATAGACCAGACCACAGTGTAGTTGAACCAGGACATAGACACAGTGTAGTTGAACCAGGACATAGACACAGTGTAGTTGAACCAGGACATAGACCAGACCACAGTGTAGTTGAACCAGGACATAGACACAGTGTAGTTGAACCAGGACATAGACACAGTGTAGTTGAACCAGGACACAGACCAAAGTGTTGTTCACGTgttctcttcttcttccttctttaCACATAAGAACTGATTTCCAGTCAGTAAATTaaacaatatctctctctcttaatcaGGTGATTCAGAACAGACAGGATGGATCAGTGAACTTCCACAGGAAGTGGAATGAGTACAAGAGTGGGTTTGGGAGCGCAGCTGGAGAGTACTGGCTGGGTAAGAACTGAATTAATGTCTCGCCTCCGGAACATTCTCCTCTTAGAACCCTGTTCGGCAAATGAGCTCATCCTGTTTGTCCGAATGCATGTAAGTTCATTTGTCGTTGTATTCCAACAACACGGTGTGCTTCTATGCTGGTACTATTCTCCAGGACTGGAGACGATGTATCTCCTGACTATGAAAAAGACCTATGAGCTGAGGGTGGACATGGAGGACTTTGAGGGGAATAAGGTCTATGCTCAGTACTCCACCTTCTCTGTTGGACCAGAAGCTGAAGGGTACCCGCTAAAGCTGGGTTCATTCAAAGATGGAGGAGCAGGTGGGTGACAACTTATATTGTCCATAAAAACAATTCTAAGAAAAAGTGCCAAGAATATAGCAGCAGACAATAGTACCAGAAACAAATTCTGAAGAAAAACAGTCCAAGAAAATCTGTCATTAAGGGTTCATAACTGAAGATTTGCCAGTGGAAGTATTATCATTAGGTTATCAAGTGTTGCTTTCCTTGTGTTGCTGGGCTGTGTACTTTGTTCTTATCCTCATGAGATTCTATGACATCACAGTGGTTAGAAATCTCTGTTCTTATCCTCATGAGATTCTATGACATCACAGTGGTTAGAAATCTCTGTTCTTATCCTCATGAGATTCTATGACATCACAGTGGTTAGAAATCTCTGTTCTTATCCTCATGAGATTCTACGACATCACAGTGGTCAGAAATCTCTGTTCTTATCCTCAGGAGATTCCATGACTCATCACAGTGGTCAGAAATTTACAACGTTAGATAAGGATCAGGACCTTAACGACAGCAACTGTGGCCAGATATACTACGGTGGATTTTGGTACAACAACTGCCATTGGACTAATCCCAATGGGATATACGCGTGGGGGGAGTCTGCCTACGGTGTTGGCATCAACTGGAGAACATGGAAAGGCTTCACATACTCCCTGAAAAGAATGACCATGAAGATCAGACCAGCCACTGTATAGAAGGGAAACAGCTTAACTGTTAATTAAGCATCTCTATTTTCTAACAACATTTCTAAATCAACATTTTTAATAACAATGATTGCCATACAAAACATTTTTCCCACCACTTGCACACATTACGTTTACCTGGGAGGTGGTGTCTTTATTTCTAAGTAAAGTTTGTGTTTGGGTCTTCGGGGGGTATCAGTGGGTGCCGCAGCACCCAGAACATCATCTGATCTACTAAAAAGTGCTGCTTTGCCATAGCAACAGAAACCTGACTGCAGTGGGGATGATGTGACTCCTACccatcctctaactctctctgtttCCTACCCTAACCCACTGTCTGTTTCATACCCtaactcactgtctctctgtttcatacCCTaacccactgtctgtctgtttcctaccctaacccactgtctgtctgtttcctaccctaacccactgtctgtctgtttcctaccctaacccactgtctgtctgtttcctaccctaacccactgtctgtctgtttcctaccctaacccactgtctgtctgtttcctactctaacccactgtctgtctgtttcctaccctaactaactgtctgtttcctaccctaacccactgtctgtctgttacctaccCTAACCAActgtctgtttcctaccctaacccactgtctgtctgtttcctaccctaacccactgtctgtttcctaccctaaccaactgtctgtctgtttcctaccctaacccactgtctgtctgtttcctaccctaacccactgtctgtttcctaccctaACCCACTGTCTGTTACCTACCCTaacccactgtctgtctgtttcctaccctaacccactgtctgtctgtttcctaccctaacccactgtctgtctgtttcctaccctaacccactgtctgtctgtttcctaccctaacccactgtctgtctgtttcctaccctaacccactgtctgtctgtttcctaccctaacccactgtctgtctgtttcctaccctaacc encodes:
- the LOC118381345 gene encoding microfibril-associated glycoprotein 4-like, translating into MSSGCLYKRGVHLREADIFSVTHTVNYTKRTSISTMMFSLMLVLLVPVTVQSSLHPVDCNEVYQSGSGQNGVFTIYPAGSTSPVQVFCEMSMDSAFSGKWMVIQNRQDGSVNFHRKWNEYKSGFGSAAGEYWLGLETMYLLTMKKTYELRVDMEDFEGNKVYAQYSTFSVGPEAEGYPLKLGSFKDGGAGDSMTHHSGQKFTTLDKDQDLNDSNCGQIYYGGFWYNNCHWTNPNGIYAWGESAYGVGINWRTWKGFTYSLKRMTMKIRPATV